A stretch of Myxocyprinus asiaticus isolate MX2 ecotype Aquarium Trade unplaced genomic scaffold, UBuf_Myxa_2 HiC_scaffold_98, whole genome shotgun sequence DNA encodes these proteins:
- the LOC127439556 gene encoding uncharacterized protein LOC127439556, with amino-acid sequence MSQGKTKLSSMVFLNETNRIRAWVVHLRQLKIKETTINHYVKNVAQFMAYVKDTPPPTCRLSQAVLLGIHRELRAILKSLQRGVVMHQISVKQSKEDHIILKSTLKKCRSMAKQAIPDILTLLENNPSPKLQWSFYGHFSAYLASIYGHRGGVFQNMKMDEVVGAKWSTDDGAYLINVAEHKTNQAFGVAQISLFEEEYEWVRRFINIKDELPGGADATFFFFTSRPNPCKNLNNYFKEAWKAMGLPGCPTFTDLRTSIATHAKNTHKPEDRQKIARFMCHDTSTADRFYAMNLSIRQAVEHRRLFETTVEGPEQSPAQEPPKRKREGRKAVRPRKCLKGDVSPVKSPVLSMSSGSTTPEKTKVIYQESGTSSPESNQDSEKASKSPSLASGASSDDAQPSQGMPAKSTQIHQSRIHPVVVVTPIKLRSTRRARREGMKVSPMKVIKPVITKAHTMARSIQRRRLKK; translated from the exons atgtcccaggggaaGACCAAGCTTTCTAGCATGGTGTTTTTGAACGAGACAAACCGGATACGGGC gtgGGTGGTCCATCTTCGGCAGTTAAAAATTAAGGAGACCACAATAAATCACTATGTGAAAAATGTGGCTCAGTTTATGGCATACGTGAAGGACACCCCTCCGCCCACCTGCCGCCTTTCCCAAGCGGTCCTCCTGGGCATCCACCGGGAGCTGAGGGCCATCTTGAAGTCCCTTCAGCGTGGCGTAGTGATGCACCAGATATCCGTCAAGCAGAGCAAGGAGGACCACATCATCTTGAAGTCCACTCTGAAGAAGTGCCGGTCGATGGCCAAGcaggccatcccagatatatTAA CCCTCCTGGAGAACAACCCATCGCCGAAACTCCAGTGGAGTTTCTATGGTCACTTCTCGGCATACCTGGCTTCCATTTACGGTCACAGAGGGGGCGTGTTCCAGAACATGAAAATGGACGAGGTGGTGGGGGCCAAGTGGTCCACCGATGATGGAGCGTACCTCATCAAC GTGGCAGAGCACAAAACCAATCAGGCCTTTGGGGTGGCGCAGATCTCCCTCTTTGAGGAGGAGTATGAGTGGGTGCGTCGCTTCATCAATATTAAGGATGAGCTGCCGGGCGGGGCCGATgccacttttttcttcttcacttCCAGGCCAAACCCATGTaagaatttaaataattatttcaagGAGGCCTGGAAGGCGATGGGCCTGCCCGGTTGTCCTACATTTACTGACCTCAGGACCTCCATCGCCACCCAC GCAAAGAACACGCACAAACCCGAAGACCGCCAAAAAATCGCCAGGTTCATGTGCCACGATACATCCACGGCCGACAGATTCTACGCCATGAATCTCAGCATCCGGCAGGCGGTCGAGCACCGGCGGCTCTTTGAAACCACAGTGGAGGGACCAGAACAGTCTCCAGCGCAAGAGCCGCCAAAGCGAAAGCGGGAAGGCCGGAAGGCGGTTCGGCCGAGGAAGTGTTTGAAGGGTGATGTCTCACCAGTCAAATCGCCCGTTCTGTCGATGTCATCTGGCAGCACCACCCCAGAGAAGACGAAGGTGATATACCAGGAGTCGGGGACGTCTTCTCCGGAGTCCAACCAG GACTCGGAAAAGGCGTCCAAGTCCCCCTCGCTGGCCAGTGGAGCTTCTTCCGATGACGCACAGCCGAGTCAGGGCATGCCCGCCAAGAGCACACAGATCCATCAATCTCGGATCCATCCCGTGGTGGTAGTAACACCCATTAAACTCAGGAGTACACGAAGAGCTAGAAGAGAAGGGATGAAAGTCTCCCCAATGAAGGTGATAAAGCCTGTGATCACCAAGGCCCACACGATGGCGCGGTCTATTCAACGCCGCCGGTTAAAAAAGTGA